One window of Schistocerca cancellata isolate TAMUIC-IGC-003103 chromosome 9, iqSchCanc2.1, whole genome shotgun sequence genomic DNA carries:
- the LOC126100751 gene encoding endocuticle structural glycoprotein SgAbd-8, which yields MNTLTVLVLTLVALARAKPQFRPQPQPSYSGNTSPIPIIRYSNEISPDGSYAWSYETGNGIAADESGALENPGQKDLEAMRAQGSFSYTAPDGSPISVRYVADRDGFHPEGAHLPTPPPIPPAIQRALDFIASQPQQPGNNGGGQFPRPQPFPRPGAFGRR from the exons ACGGTCCTCGTCCTGACGCTGGTGGCGCTGGCGAGGGCGAAGCCGCAGTTCCGGCCACAGCCGCAGCCGTCATACTCCGGCAACACGTCGCCCATACCAATCATCCGGTACAGCAACGAGATCAGCCCCGACGGATCGTACGCCTGGAG CTACGAGACGGGCAACGGAATCGCGGCCGACGAGAGCGGCGCGCTGGAGAACCCGGGCCAGAAGGACCTGGAGGCGATGCGAGCGCAGGGCTCCTTCTCGTACACGGCGCCCGACGGCTCGCCCATCAGCGTGCGGTACGTCGCCGACCGCGACGGCTTCCACCCCGAGGGCGCCCACCTGCCCACTCCACCCCCCATCCCGCCGGCGATCCAGCGCGCCCTCGACTTCATCGCCAGCCAGCCTCAGCAGCCGGGCAACAACGGCGGCGGCCAGTTCCCCAGGCCTCAGCCCTTCCCGCGCCCGGGAGCCTTCGGCCGCCGCTAA